The following proteins come from a genomic window of Salvia hispanica cultivar TCC Black 2014 chromosome 4, UniMelb_Shisp_WGS_1.0, whole genome shotgun sequence:
- the LOC125220070 gene encoding DNA-3-methyladenine glycosylase 1-like — MSAATEKIGAGTRCILAPTGNRVRILEEQTRRNEMMKKPPEKPKRVAARSPAKPAATAAVIMRCDVSADRSSDSSTSASSSGTGSIVKSAKTTSSRRKENGNGVVRAAEGVGALSLSPAVPLPVKRCDWITPTSEPLYTSFHDEEWGVPVHDDVKLLELLVYSQALAELSWPLILSKRAVFRKVFNDFDPTSVASLDDKRLPSVRLLSEPKVRAIVDNAKQMLKIQQEFGSFSNYCWRFVNHKPIKSGFRYARQVPSKTPKSDLMSRDLMQRGFRCVGPTVVYSFMQVAGLVNDHLVTCYRYNQCSHDFDKVLTAEDEAA, encoded by the exons ATGTCTGCTGCTACGGAGAAGATCGGAGCCGGAACCCGGTGTATACTCGCTCCGACGGGAAATAGGGTTCGGATTCTCGAAGAACAGACGCGGAGGAACGAGATGATGAAGAAGCCACCGGAGAAGCCTAAGCGAGTAGCTGCGCGGTCACCGGCGAAACCTGCGGCCACCGCTGCTGTTATTATGCGGTGCGACGTCTCAGCTGATAGATCCTCCGACTCTTCTACCTCGGCTTCGTCGTCCGGTACTGGTTCAATTGTGAAATCTGCTAAAACTACGAGCTCGAGACGGAAGGAGAATGGAAACGGCGTCGTTAGAGCGGCGGAAGGAGTTGGAGCTCTGTCGCTCTCCCCTGCGGTTCCGCTTCCTGTTAAGCGCTGCGATTGGATCACACCGACTTCTG AGCCACTTTATACTTCTTTTCATGACGAGGAATGGGGAGTTCCGGTCCATGATGATGTCAAGCTGCTCGAACTGCTGGTTTATTCGCAAGCATTAGCCGAGCTCTCCTGGCCATTGATTCTTAGCAAAAGAGCAGTATTTAG AAAGGTTTTTAATGACTTTGATCCAACGTCAGTTGCAAGTCTCGATGACAAGAGATTGCCCTCTGTTAGATTGCTCTCGGAACCAAAAGTTCGTGCAATTGTTGACAATGCTAAACAGATGCTCAAG ATCCAGCAAGAGTTCGGCTCCTTCAGCAACTACTGCTGGCGCTTCGTAAACCATAAACCTATAAAGAGTGGGTTCCGTTATGCACGCCAAGTGCCGAGTAAGACACCAAAATCAGATCTGATGAGCAGGGATCTGATGCAGAGAGGGTTCCGTTGTGTCGGGCCAACAGTTGTGTACTCGTTCATGCAAGTTGCTGGTCTAGTAAACGATCATCTCGTGACATGCTACAGATACAACCAATGCAGCCATGATTTTGACAAAGTTCTGACAGCTGAGGATGAAGCAGCGTAG
- the LOC125218869 gene encoding peroxisomal membrane protein 11A: protein MDSISNPDPKPQNPNPPPKSPPKNNKDFLIHLETYLAKRDGVDKLLKISRYAAKIALASSLLRHRAPLSARLKSFESSVGVSRKAFRLGKFVQDVNALRAIDAASHSRLSLILSAVAYGGEGFYYFIEQLVWLGKAGLIDKRHLNLLHKWSAWCEFVGYFGSVSLKVMELREIEVQERCAASSVDVAVLRGIKCGEEQGRLRKLREKKVMKRLSVVQDLADGLMALADIRDGGGGVLASPLLLSSAGMLSALISTHKNWISC, encoded by the coding sequence ATGGATTCAATTTCAAACCCTGATCCCAAACCCCAAAACCCCAATCCTCCCCCAAAATCCCCACCCAAAAACAACAAGGATTTCCTAATCCACCTCGAAACCTACTTAGCCAAGCGCGACGGCGTCGACAAACTCCTCAAAATCTCGCGCTACGCCGCCAAGATCGCCCTCGCCTCCTCCCTCCTCCGCCACCGCGCCCCGCTCTCTGCCCGCCTCAAATCGTTCGAATCGAGCGTCGGCGTCAGCCGTAAGGCATTCCGCCTCGGCAAATTCGTTCAGGATGTCAACGCTCTCCGCGCGATCGATGCCGCTTCCCACTCCCGCCTCAGCCTGATCCTCTCCGCCGTCGCCTACGGCGGCGAGGGTTTCTACTATTTCATCGAGCAGCTGGTGTGGCTGGGGAAGGCGGGGCTGATCGACAAGAGGCATCTAAACTTGCTGCACAAATGGAGCGCGTGGTGCGAGTTTGTTGGCTATTTCGGGAGCGTGAGCTTGAAGGTGATGGAGCTGCGGGAGATCGAGGTGCAGGAGAGGTGCGCGGCGTCGAGCGTGGACGTGGCGGTGCTGAGGGGGATTAAGTGCGGGGAGGAGCAGGGGAGGCTGAGGAAATTGAGGGAGAAGAAGGTGATGAAGCGGCTCTCGGTGGTGCAGGATTTGGCCGATGGATTGATGGCGCTGGCGGATATTAGAGACGGCGGTGGAGGAGTTCTGGCGTCACCGCTCTTGCTGTCCTCGGCTGGGATGCTCTCCGCGCTTATTAGTACTCATAAGAATTGGATTTCTTGCTGA